In Betaproteobacteria bacterium, the following proteins share a genomic window:
- a CDS encoding SBBP repeat-containing protein — protein MKARDFCARVFLALTLGAAALAVQGAPTVSLSSPAAGAKFGAPATVTLTATATPAAGTTISKVEFFRGTTLIGTVTASPYTYIWTNAAIGSYSLTAKATASDTSTKTSTARSITVSTNVLPTVSITAPANNATFSAPAGITISANATDTDGTIAKVEFFSGTTLLNTDTASPYSFAWAGVAAGTYSLTVKATDNSGGVKTSTAVAVTVTNPAPPTVSLTAPANNATFAAIASVTISATATAATGATINKVEFFNGSTLLNADTTSPYSYAWTGVTGGTYTLTAKATDSRGLTTVSAPRTITVTAPPPPTVSLASPANNATFSPPASISLAATATPGSGATISKVEFFNGATLLNTDTTSPYAYTWTGVAAGNYTLTARATDNKGSATTSAPVAVVVSVPHQPPTVSITSPTTGAPYTAPAAVPIAATASAAAPATISRVEFYQGATLLGTAPTPPFTFNWTSVPSGGYSITAKAIDSTGASSVSIPAFASVDGADSCATAPPLSAAETATKLALLDKLPMTFEANAGQAHADVRFQVRGLGYQLFLTPSESVLALQRIEHEKSLPGARIAKISRAESVAVRMRFLGANPRPAVVGLEPAGNRSNYLVGRDPASWRTNVPHFAKVRYEGLYRGIDQVFYGTQGHLEYDLIVAPGANPRAIRFALEGAERVSLDRDGDLILETPLGNLVQKKPVAYQDFDGERRPVEARYKLAGNQVSFAVGKYDPRHALVIDPVLVYSTFAGGTDNGSGANAIALSRCGEAFIAGWTYATDFPTTAGALRRAAITEGQMGFVSKLNQAGTALLYSTYLTGTIVDLGDGFPYSQNTEATAIAVDASGHAFVAGTTNATDFPTTPGSWNVVPVYPGSPGGFTAKLNTDGTGFVYSTHVPVGLEAIAVDSAGSAYITGGRIVWKLDAAGASTTYEFLVGGSGYSPSDEAQAIAVDASGNAYVAGITYSSDLPVTAGAFQTTRPNPSETSRTTGFVSKINPGGTALVYGTYLGTAGLTYPFGLAVDAAGNAYVTGMVTDKTAIPNFTAPFTSFNNNVNLPGNLHAFIARLNASGGSLGYFSRIGGGNCNTVNCTAADTRGLAIAVDPAGSAWIAGTTTSNQIPLVKPLQSTFSGSSLSGADLFAAKLTPGGTSLAFSTLLGGETTAAPPLNGPGSPLATGIAIDSIGSAYVTGMTNKSDFPTTAGAFQATLGSTAGISAFVTKINETKDTTTLLAVAPNPGAVGAATTMTATVTGNAPTGTVTFRDGASTLGTGAVSGTTAQLVTSTLAGGAHSLTASYAGDAHNNPSASEAVVLSLTDPLTPPTLGMSGIADGAAFVTNSGNTWTSGTVTVNANAAPGNTLTRVTIYLGGSYVYWNVASPTAYQVWNLPALAPGVYTIFATTQDNQGHTTTTPAVRFVVNGSSATPPTGVAITAPLTGASFISPETVSMTATASPASGKTISSVSFYAGANVVAVANASPYTAPWTNTQPGAYSLMALATDSAGGLTLSAPVSVTVSAPQPPVVSITTPADGATFTSPATIALAATATAAGTATIAKVEYFNGAALVGSANAAPFAFTWTNVAAGTYAITAKATDSRAATATSAPVSLTVAAGPPPPPALAIAAAPGLDGSTVNEKTMLVNGTITAPANSGVTVNGMLATVGTAGEFALNEVPLSAGANTITLTVTTQDGDTASQVITINSSGATAPFSVNVDEPDGIAPHTVTLSVSGGGTPVATIEFDVDGNGTVDLTTTGIPPAGVQATYSTAGTVRPRITFKDASGTVIYTTTKQVHIVDPADKYDLVKGAFSDMVNRLKAGTNATALNLFFGHAKATYQDVFDKLGTDLPSIANQLGSVKSISFSHSRAELILSRDANASTSVFPVYLMRGEDGIWRIESM, from the coding sequence ATGAAGGCCCGTGATTTCTGTGCCCGCGTTTTCCTTGCCCTGACCTTGGGGGCGGCCGCGCTCGCCGTCCAGGGGGCGCCGACGGTATCCCTGTCGTCGCCCGCCGCCGGAGCCAAATTTGGCGCTCCGGCCACTGTCACGCTTACCGCGACGGCGACACCGGCTGCGGGCACGACGATCAGCAAAGTCGAGTTCTTCCGCGGCACGACGCTCATCGGCACGGTCACCGCGTCTCCCTATACCTACATCTGGACCAACGCCGCCATCGGCAGCTATTCGCTGACGGCCAAGGCCACGGCGAGCGATACGTCGACGAAGACTTCCACGGCGCGCTCGATCACGGTGAGCACCAACGTGCTGCCCACGGTGAGCATCACCGCCCCCGCGAACAACGCCACCTTCTCGGCACCGGCGGGCATCACGATTTCCGCGAACGCGACCGATACCGATGGAACGATCGCGAAGGTCGAGTTCTTCAGCGGCACGACGCTTCTCAACACCGACACGGCTTCGCCCTATTCCTTCGCCTGGGCCGGCGTCGCGGCGGGGACGTACTCCCTTACCGTCAAGGCCACCGACAACTCCGGCGGCGTGAAGACATCGACTGCCGTTGCCGTGACGGTGACGAATCCCGCGCCGCCGACCGTCAGCCTCACCGCGCCTGCCAACAACGCCACGTTCGCGGCCATCGCGAGCGTCACCATTTCGGCGACGGCGACGGCCGCCACGGGGGCCACGATCAACAAGGTGGAGTTCTTCAACGGCTCGACGCTGCTGAACGCCGACACGACTTCGCCCTACTCCTACGCGTGGACCGGCGTCACCGGGGGAACGTACACCCTTACCGCCAAGGCCACCGACAGCAGGGGCCTCACCACGGTCTCCGCGCCGAGAACCATCACCGTCACCGCGCCGCCGCCGCCCACGGTGAGCCTTGCTTCCCCCGCGAACAACGCGACGTTTTCGCCGCCGGCCAGCATATCGCTCGCGGCCACGGCGACGCCGGGAAGCGGCGCCACGATCAGCAAGGTCGAGTTCTTCAACGGCGCGACGCTGCTGAACACCGACACGACTTCGCCCTACGCCTACACGTGGACCGGGGTCGCCGCGGGCAACTACACGCTGACCGCCAGGGCCACGGACAACAAGGGCTCCGCAACCACCTCGGCACCGGTGGCCGTGGTCGTGTCGGTGCCTCATCAGCCGCCGACGGTCTCCATCACGTCACCCACCACGGGTGCCCCATATACGGCGCCCGCAGCAGTACCCATCGCCGCCACGGCCAGTGCTGCCGCGCCAGCCACGATAAGCCGGGTGGAGTTCTATCAGGGGGCGACGTTGCTGGGAACTGCGCCCACGCCGCCATTCACCTTCAACTGGACCAGCGTGCCTTCGGGCGGCTATTCGATAACGGCCAAGGCGATCGACAGCACCGGAGCCTCCTCCGTTTCGATACCGGCGTTCGCCTCCGTCGACGGCGCCGACAGTTGCGCGACCGCGCCGCCGCTCAGCGCGGCTGAAACTGCCACCAAGCTCGCGTTGCTGGACAAGCTGCCGATGACGTTCGAGGCGAACGCGGGGCAGGCCCATGCGGACGTGCGCTTCCAGGTGCGCGGGCTCGGGTACCAGCTCTTCCTCACGCCATCGGAGAGCGTCCTCGCGCTGCAGCGCATCGAGCACGAGAAATCACTTCCGGGGGCACGGATTGCGAAGATCTCCCGCGCCGAAAGCGTTGCCGTGCGCATGCGCTTCCTCGGCGCCAATCCCCGACCTGCCGTCGTGGGGCTCGAGCCGGCAGGCAATCGCAGCAACTACCTCGTCGGCCGCGATCCGGCGTCGTGGCGCACCAACGTGCCGCATTTCGCCAAGGTGCGCTACGAAGGCCTCTATCGCGGCATCGACCAGGTGTTCTACGGCACCCAGGGTCACCTCGAGTACGACCTCATCGTGGCGCCGGGGGCGAACCCGCGGGCCATCCGCTTCGCCCTCGAAGGGGCGGAACGGGTTTCCCTTGATCGTGACGGCGACCTGATCCTCGAGACACCCCTCGGCAATCTCGTCCAGAAGAAGCCCGTCGCCTACCAGGACTTCGACGGCGAGCGTCGCCCGGTGGAAGCGCGCTACAAGCTCGCCGGCAACCAGGTGTCCTTCGCGGTCGGCAAGTACGACCCGCGGCACGCGCTGGTGATCGACCCCGTCCTCGTCTATTCGACCTTCGCGGGCGGCACCGACAACGGTTCCGGCGCGAACGCCATTGCGCTCAGCCGCTGCGGCGAGGCATTCATCGCCGGCTGGACCTACGCGACGGATTTCCCGACCACCGCGGGCGCGCTTCGCCGCGCGGCCATCACCGAGGGCCAGATGGGCTTCGTCTCGAAGCTCAACCAGGCCGGAACCGCGCTGCTCTACTCGACCTACCTCACCGGCACCATCGTCGATCTCGGCGACGGCTTTCCCTACTCCCAGAACACGGAGGCCACGGCCATCGCGGTGGATGCGTCGGGGCATGCCTTCGTCGCGGGCACCACCAATGCCACGGACTTCCCGACGACGCCGGGAAGCTGGAACGTCGTGCCCGTCTATCCCGGCTCGCCGGGCGGGTTCACGGCAAAGCTCAATACGGACGGCACCGGGTTCGTGTACTCGACCCATGTTCCCGTGGGCCTGGAGGCCATCGCAGTGGATTCAGCCGGAAGCGCCTACATAACGGGCGGCCGTATTGTGTGGAAGCTCGACGCGGCCGGCGCGTCGACGACCTACGAATTCCTGGTCGGCGGTTCGGGGTATTCGCCGTCCGACGAAGCACAGGCAATCGCGGTCGATGCCTCCGGCAACGCCTATGTGGCCGGGATCACTTATTCCAGCGACCTGCCCGTCACCGCAGGCGCGTTCCAGACGACACGCCCCAATCCCTCGGAGACGAGCCGCACCACCGGGTTCGTGAGCAAGATCAATCCGGGCGGCACCGCGCTCGTCTACGGCACCTACCTCGGCACGGCGGGGCTCACCTATCCCTTCGGCCTCGCGGTCGATGCGGCCGGGAATGCCTATGTCACCGGCATGGTGACCGACAAGACGGCGATCCCGAACTTCACTGCGCCATTCACGTCGTTCAACAACAACGTGAACCTTCCCGGCAACCTGCACGCGTTCATCGCCCGGTTGAACGCGAGCGGGGGAAGCCTGGGCTACTTCTCGCGCATCGGCGGCGGCAACTGCAATACGGTCAACTGCACCGCCGCCGATACCCGTGGCCTGGCGATCGCGGTGGACCCGGCCGGCAGCGCGTGGATTGCCGGAACCACGACATCGAACCAGATTCCGCTCGTGAAACCGCTGCAATCCACGTTCTCGGGCAGCAGCCTGAGCGGCGCCGATCTCTTCGCGGCCAAGCTCACGCCGGGCGGAACGTCGCTCGCCTTCTCGACATTGCTGGGCGGGGAAACCACCGCGGCCCCCCCGCTCAACGGTCCCGGGAGCCCCCTCGCGACCGGCATCGCGATCGATTCCATCGGCTCCGCCTACGTGACGGGGATGACGAACAAGTCGGACTTCCCGACGACGGCGGGGGCTTTCCAGGCGACGCTTGGCTCAACGGCGGGCATCAGCGCGTTCGTCACCAAGATCAATGAAACGAAGGACACGACGACCCTGCTCGCCGTCGCGCCGAATCCCGGCGCCGTGGGCGCCGCGACGACGATGACCGCGACCGTCACGGGCAATGCGCCCACGGGCACGGTCACCTTCCGCGACGGCGCGTCGACGCTCGGCACGGGCGCGGTCAGCGGCACCACCGCGCAGCTCGTCACATCCACGCTCGCGGGCGGCGCGCACTCGCTCACCGCCTCGTACGCGGGCGATGCGCACAACAACCCGAGCGCCTCGGAGGCCGTCGTGCTGAGCCTCACCGATCCGCTCACGCCGCCCACGCTCGGCATGTCGGGAATTGCCGACGGCGCCGCCTTCGTCACCAATTCCGGAAACACCTGGACGAGCGGCACCGTCACCGTGAACGCGAACGCCGCGCCCGGCAACACACTTACGCGGGTGACGATCTACCTCGGCGGCAGTTACGTCTATTGGAACGTCGCCAGCCCCACGGCCTACCAGGTCTGGAACCTGCCGGCCCTGGCCCCGGGCGTCTACACGATCTTCGCCACCACGCAGGACAACCAGGGCCACACCACGACCACGCCGGCAGTGCGCTTCGTCGTGAATGGCTCGAGTGCCACCCCGCCCACGGGCGTGGCGATCACCGCGCCGCTCACCGGGGCGAGCTTCATCTCGCCCGAGACCGTTTCGATGACGGCCACCGCCTCGCCCGCCTCCGGCAAGACGATTTCGAGCGTGAGCTTCTACGCGGGGGCGAACGTGGTGGCGGTGGCGAATGCCAGCCCGTACACGGCCCCGTGGACGAACACGCAGCCGGGGGCCTACTCGCTCATGGCGCTCGCCACCGACAGCGCGGGGGGCCTCACGCTCTCCGCTCCTGTCTCGGTGACGGTGAGTGCGCCGCAGCCGCCCGTGGTTTCGATCACCACGCCTGCGGACGGCGCCACCTTCACCTCGCCCGCCACCATCGCGCTCGCCGCCACCGCCACGGCCGCGGGGACGGCGACGATCGCGAAGGTGGAGTACTTCAATGGCGCGGCACTCGTGGGATCCGCGAATGCCGCACCCTTCGCCTTCACCTGGACCAACGTGGCGGCCGGCACCTACGCGATCACCGCCAAGGCGACGGACAGCCGAGCGGCCACGGCCACCTCCGCCCCGGTGAGCTTGACGGTGGCCGCCGGTCCCCCGCCTCCGCCGGCACTTGCCATTGCGGCCGCGCCGGGCCTGGACGGCTCGACGGTGAACGAGAAGACGATGCTGGTGAACGGCACCATCACCGCTCCTGCCAACTCCGGGGTGACGGTGAACGGGATGCTCGCGACCGTGGGCACGGCAGGGGAGTTTGCCCTGAACGAGGTGCCCTTGAGTGCGGGGGCCAATACGATCACGCTCACGGTGACCACGCAGGACGGGGACACGGCGAGCCAGGTGATCACCATCAACAGCAGTGGCGCTACGGCACCCTTTTCCGTGAACGTGGACGAGCCCGACGGGATTGCGCCGCATACGGTGACGTTGTCCGTGAGCGGAGGGGGCACTCCGGTGGCCACGATCGAGTTCGACGTGGACGGCAACGGGACGGTGGATCTCACCACAACCGGTATTCCGCCTGCGGGGGTGCAGGCGACCTACAGCACGGCCGGGACGGTGAGGCCGAGGATCACGTTCAAGGATGCCTCCGGCACTGTGATCTACACGACCACGAAGCAGGTGCACATCGTGGACCCGGCGGACAAGTACGATCTGGTGAAGGGCGCATTCTCGGACATGGTCAACCGGCTCAAGGCGGGAACCAACGCCACGGCGCTCAATCTCTTCTTCGGACATGCCAAGGCGACCTACCAGGATGTCTTCGATAAGCTCGGCACTGACTTGCCGTCGATCGCCAACCAACTGGGAAGCGTCAAGAGTATTTCGTTCTCCCATTCCCGGGCAGAGTTGATCCTCTCCCGCGACGCGAATGCAAGCACCTCCGTGTTCCCGGTCTACCTGATGCGCGGGGAAGACGGGATCTGGAGAATCGAGTCGATGTAA
- a CDS encoding carboxypeptidase regulatory-like domain-containing protein, producing the protein MKIRLRHMAWVGGLAILFGLYSVYAAQGTVIDGSTGKPMAGVHVVASWTGSVSIAVQPFTRCYRAEATVTDERGRFSLSTFSGNWNPILWDRNRSVWVLAPSYTISDKSDFGELKIVLEPAKGTKSEQFKSLPSSYVLGCGVDNRQFLPYLLALHKEMLRLASTRDERRVASSRLFDIEEIELGEREAYRRLNARSRLENLGGGND; encoded by the coding sequence ATGAAGATCAGGCTCAGGCACATGGCGTGGGTAGGGGGGCTAGCCATCCTTTTCGGCTTGTACAGCGTCTACGCGGCGCAGGGCACCGTCATCGACGGCTCGACCGGCAAGCCGATGGCGGGCGTCCATGTCGTGGCCTCATGGACCGGCTCAGTGTCGATAGCCGTTCAGCCGTTCACGCGCTGCTACCGCGCCGAGGCGACGGTCACCGACGAGCGTGGCCGATTCAGCCTGTCGACCTTCTCCGGCAACTGGAATCCGATTCTGTGGGATAGGAACCGTTCGGTCTGGGTTCTCGCGCCAAGTTATACGATCTCGGACAAGAGTGACTTCGGCGAACTGAAGATCGTTCTGGAGCCCGCCAAAGGAACAAAGTCGGAGCAATTCAAATCCCTGCCGAGCAGCTACGTACTTGGATGCGGCGTCGACAATCGACAATTTCTGCCGTACTTGTTGGCACTGCACAAGGAAATGCTTCGCCTTGCCAGTACGCGTGACGAGCGACGGGTCGCATCCAGCAGGCTCTTTGATATCGAGGAAATTGAACTTGGTGAAAGGGAGGCATATCGACGGCTGAACGCCAGATCGCGCCTCGAGAATCTTGGAGGTGGCAATGATTGA